The stretch of DNA ACTGCTTACGCTTTTTATTGGACGGAAATTCTTAATTCTTGGATTAAAGAGGGAGAAAAAAACGAACAGGTTTATGAGCTTCTAAATAACACTCTTGTGGAACTTAATAATGGAAAGATAAGCTCTGATCTAATGAATATTTTTTTTCATATTAGATTTTTAACTTTATCGGGCTTTTTACCTGAATTAAATTCTTGTGGTGTTTGTAAACGTAATGTAAAATATTTTCAGAATAATAATATATGCTTTAATATAAAAGATGGTTTTGTTGTTTGCGAATCTTGTAAAAATAATAGTAGCGGTTCGTATTTAATATCAAAGGGAATTATTAACATGCTCTTGTGGATTAATAGGGATGATTTTTTACGGTTATCAAGAATAAACTTAACTCTTTCAGACATGAAAAATATTACAGGATTTCTTGAGTCGTTTTCCATATATCATATTGGAAAGGAGCCAAAAAGTCTTGATTTTCTTAAAAATATAAGAAATTATTAATAAATTTATAGGTGATTTTAAATGAAGCCTTTTTCTAAATGGACCATCGAAGAAGTAGAAGATGAATTTGAAATTGTTTTGGACAGACAAAGTGATATGCTGAAAAAATGGATGACTATTTATTCTAATCCTTCCGAAAAAGATGAAAAAGCCCTTAATGTATTATGTGAAAAGTTAAAGGACTATGTTTGGGATTGGAACGATGAAGAGCTAAAAATTAATTTTATAGCGCCATTGATTAGTCTTACTGACTTTGATCAGAAAAAATATAAATCTTTTTTTTC from Desulfobacterales bacterium encodes:
- the recO gene encoding DNA repair protein RecO, whose amino-acid sequence is MSSYSTSAIILKRIDYGDYDLILSLITKEQGKISAIAKYAKKSKKRFGGTLEHFSILNVTLKKGRENSLSILEEALLIKCFSNVRSDMVKTAYAFYWTEILNSWIKEGEKNEQVYELLNNTLVELNNGKISSDLMNIFFHIRFLTLSGFLPELNSCGVCKRNVKYFQNNNICFNIKDGFVVCESCKNNSSGSYLISKGIINMLLWINRDDFLRLSRINLTLSDMKNITGFLESFSIYHIGKEPKSLDFLKNIRNY